The DNA segment ATTAAAAGCTGTAACAGATTTTAATCTTGAAATAAAGGAAAATGAACTTGTTGGTCTTATTGGTCCAAACGGAGCTGGAAAAACGACTGTCTTTAATATTTTGACAGGAGTTTATTCTCCTACAAGTGGAAAATATCAGTTCAATGGAGAAAATATTACAAAAACTCCTACATACAATCTTGTAAAAAAAGGACTTGCTAGAACCTTTCAAAACATAAGACTTTTTAAATATCTATCTGTTCTTGATAATGTTCTTGTAGCAAATAATTTTAATATGAAATATGGTATTTTAAGTGGTATTTTCCGTTTTCCAAATTATTGGAAAGAAGAAAATGAGGCAAAAGAAAAAGCAATGAAACTTTTAAAAATATTTGATCTTGATGGATATGCTGATACTGCAGCTGGAAATCTTCCATATGGAAAACAAAGAAAGCTTGAAATTGCCCGTGCTATGGCAACAAATCCAAAACTTCTTTTACTTGATGAACCTGCAGCTGGTATGAATCCCACTGAAACTGAAGAACTTATGAATACTATTCGTTTAATAAGAGATCGCTTTAATATTGCAATTCTTTTGATTGAACACGATATGAAACTTGTTCTTGGAATCTGTGAAAGATTGGTAGTTCTTGATCATGGAAATATTATTGCATCTGGAAAGCCTGTAAATGTAATCAATGATCCTGCAGTTATTACAGCTTATCTAGGGCAAGAGGAGGAATAATTTTATGGAAAATAAAACAATGCTTGAAATAAAAGATTTACATGTTTATTATGATAATATTCACGCTCTTAAAGGTGTTTCTTTAAAAGTAAAAGAGGGAGAAATTGTTTCTCTTATCGGAGCTAATGGAGCTGGAAAAACTACAACTTTACAAACCATTTCTGGACTAATTTCTTCTAGAGAGGGAAAAATTGTTTTTCATGGAAAAGATATTACAAAAGAAAAGCCTCACTTAATATGTCAGGCTGGAATTGCACAAGTTCCAGAAGGAAGAAGAATTTTTACAAAATTAGCTGTTAAAGATAATTTAAAGTTGGGAGCATTTACAGTGAATGATACTCCTGAAAATCTTGAAAAGGACAGAGCAAAATTCTATAAAAATTTTCCTAGAATGTCTGAAAGAAAAAATCAGATGGCAGGTACACTTTCTGGAGGAGAACAACAGATGCTTGCAATGGGTAGAGCTATTATGAGTAGACCAAAACTTCTTATTTTAGATGAGCCATCTATGGGACTTTCTCCTTTATTTGTTAAAGAAATATTCTCAGTAATCAAAAAATTAAGAGATGACGGAGTTACTATTCTGCTTGTTGAACAAAATGCAAAAATGGCTCTTTCCATAGCCGATTATGCTTATGTTATTGAAACTGGAAAGATCACTCTTGAGGGAAAAGCACAAGATTTATTAAATAATCCTGAAATTAAAAAAGCTTATCTTGGAGCTTAAAAGAAAATATTATAAAAAAATTGAAAGGGGAAAACTCCTCTTTCAATTTTTTATTATTATAATAATTTTTCTGCTACTTTTACTTTCATTAAAGCATCTTGAAGAGATTTTTGAGCTAACATAATTTGTTTATCTTCATTTAATTTCTTCAATTTTTCTTGAGCTAATTGAACTTCTCTTTTAGCAGTTTCTATATCTATTTCTTCTGGAAGTAGAGCTTCATCTACTATTATTACAACTTTATTGCTATTTACTTCAATAAATCCATTTGAAATATAATATTTTACTTCATTACCTTTTTCTATTCTGACTTTTATCTCCTCAGGTTTTAATCCAGCTACAAATGGAGCGTGATTTGGTAAAATTCCCATATCTCCCTCTGTAGTTCTAACCTTTAAAAACTCAATGTCTTGAGAAAATTTTTTTCCAATAGGAGTTACTATTTCAAGTCTAAAGTTTGCCATAATTATTCAGCTCCCTTCAATAACTCTCTTCCTTTAGCAACTGCTTCTTCTATTGTTCCAACATATAAGAATGCTTGTTCTGGTAAATCATCATATTTACCTTCTAGGATTTCTTTAAATCCTCTAACAGTTTCTTTTATAGGAACATATTTTCCTTGCATTCCTGTAAATTGTTCTGCAACTGTAAATGGTTGAGAGAAAAATCTTTCGATTTTTCTAGCTCTTGAAACAGCTAATTTATCTTCGTCAGACAACTCGTCCATTCCTAAGATTGCAATGATATCTTGTAATTCTTTATATCTTTGAAGTACAGCTTGAACTTCTCTAGCTACTTGATAATGTTCTTTTCCAACTATCTCAGGATCTAGTGCTTTAGATGTTGAATCTAATGGGTCAACTGCTGGATAGATTCCAAGTGATGCTATTCTTCTTGAAAGAACTGTTGTAGCATCTAAGTGAGAGAATGTTGTTGCTGGTGCAGGGTCTGTTAAGTCGTCTGCTGGTACATATACAGCTTGAACTGATGTGATTGATCCTGTTTTTGTAGAAGTAATTCTTTCTTGTAAAGCTCCCATTTCTGTAGCTAGGTTTGGTTGGTATCCAACTGCTGATGGTGTTCTTCCAAGTAGAGCTGATACTTCTGATCCAGCTTGTGTAAATCTGAATATATTATCTATAAATA comes from the Fusobacterium perfoetens genome and includes:
- a CDS encoding ABC transporter ATP-binding protein — encoded protein: MNSDKVILSAKYISITFGALKAVTDFNLEIKENELVGLIGPNGAGKTTVFNILTGVYSPTSGKYQFNGENITKTPTYNLVKKGLARTFQNIRLFKYLSVLDNVLVANNFNMKYGILSGIFRFPNYWKEENEAKEKAMKLLKIFDLDGYADTAAGNLPYGKQRKLEIARAMATNPKLLLLDEPAAGMNPTETEELMNTIRLIRDRFNIAILLIEHDMKLVLGICERLVVLDHGNIIASGKPVNVINDPAVITAYLGQEEE
- a CDS encoding ABC transporter ATP-binding protein, yielding MENKTMLEIKDLHVYYDNIHALKGVSLKVKEGEIVSLIGANGAGKTTTLQTISGLISSREGKIVFHGKDITKEKPHLICQAGIAQVPEGRRIFTKLAVKDNLKLGAFTVNDTPENLEKDRAKFYKNFPRMSERKNQMAGTLSGGEQQMLAMGRAIMSRPKLLILDEPSMGLSPLFVKEIFSVIKKLRDDGVTILLVEQNAKMALSIADYAYVIETGKITLEGKAQDLLNNPEIKKAYLGA
- the atpC gene encoding ATP synthase F1 subunit epsilon, with protein sequence MANFRLEIVTPIGKKFSQDIEFLKVRTTEGDMGILPNHAPFVAGLKPEEIKVRIEKGNEVKYYISNGFIEVNSNKVVIIVDEALLPEEIDIETAKREVQLAQEKLKKLNEDKQIMLAQKSLQDALMKVKVAEKLL